The following proteins are co-located in the Desulfoscipio sp. XC116 genome:
- the spoIIP gene encoding stage II sporulation protein P: protein MHPAYHYRYRRYRPRTGLGPVKYVILILALLILISNCLVVLSPGLSGAGHGLLNILLSWSDRDPRGIMRVAVPVLAWSGSREDVPQAVGPGVLATPLARMFRPDPQRPLHILAYQMPFLAEAVGDEPVAPVMSPEMVSEIEPLPDEEAVVNAPSLSEESLVAIYNTHTGETYALTDGMERLTGKRGGVVKVAEALEEELEKKYGVRVARSDTINDANYNSSYTKSQETLQKLLEDNPAVQVVLDIHRDAGKPRKDSLVTVDGQQVAPVLIVVGSDARSPFPAWRQNYTFAKELAAEIDKESPGLCLGVRILEGRYNQFLHPRAVLLEVGSVSNSTEEAVLAARMLAGPVAEMVKRNLDSE from the coding sequence ATGCACCCCGCATATCATTATCGCTATCGCCGGTACAGGCCGCGTACCGGGCTTGGTCCGGTCAAATATGTGATACTGATCCTGGCGCTGCTAATACTGATAAGCAATTGCCTGGTTGTTTTGTCTCCCGGTCTAAGCGGGGCCGGGCATGGGTTATTGAATATTTTGTTGTCGTGGAGTGACCGCGATCCCCGTGGTATTATGCGGGTGGCCGTTCCGGTCCTGGCCTGGTCGGGGAGCCGGGAGGATGTCCCCCAGGCGGTCGGGCCGGGTGTCCTGGCAACTCCGCTGGCGCGGATGTTTCGCCCCGACCCGCAGCGTCCGCTGCATATTCTAGCCTATCAGATGCCTTTTTTAGCCGAAGCAGTCGGGGATGAACCGGTGGCCCCGGTAATGTCACCTGAAATGGTGTCTGAAATTGAACCGTTGCCTGATGAGGAAGCGGTGGTAAACGCTCCGTCTCTTTCGGAGGAAAGTCTGGTGGCTATTTATAACACTCACACTGGTGAGACCTATGCTCTGACGGACGGTATGGAGCGGCTTACCGGTAAGCGGGGCGGGGTAGTGAAGGTGGCCGAAGCCCTGGAGGAGGAGTTGGAAAAAAAATACGGGGTACGGGTAGCCCGCTCCGATACTATTAACGATGCCAACTACAACAGCTCTTACACTAAATCTCAGGAAACTTTGCAGAAACTGTTGGAGGATAATCCGGCGGTGCAGGTGGTGCTGGATATTCACCGCGACGCGGGCAAGCCGCGGAAAGACAGCCTGGTTACGGTGGACGGGCAGCAGGTGGCCCCGGTGTTGATAGTCGTTGGCTCCGATGCCCGGTCACCTTTCCCCGCCTGGCGGCAAAACTATACTTTTGCGAAAGAATTAGCGGCTGAAATCGACAAAGAGAGTCCCGGGCTGTGCCTGGGAGTCCGCATCCTGGAGGGACGGTATAACCAGTTTCTGCATCCCCGGGCTGTGCTGCTGGAAGTGGGCAGCGTCAGTAATTCTACGGAGGAAGCGGTACTTGCCGCACGCATGCTGGCCGGTCCCGTAGCGGAAATGGTTAAGCGCAATTTAGATAGCGAGTAA
- a CDS encoding DUF3786 domain-containing protein — translation MTQIKSPLDIYKLLPKSNCRQCGVRTCLAFADAVFKGNKSIAECPHMEGGDNQKIDGQVVRPRGITQQQEQMLEQLKRDLAGVDLSAVAPRLGGSYADGKLTIKILGKDFHVDAAGNVTSAIHVNTWVTVPLLNYIITGKGKNPSGSWVAFRELRNGHIRQPLFEQRCEKPLQKMAEHDVDLFEHLLAVFGKPVRDIFSSDMAYILYTLPKMPILISCWMPEEAGMEARVNLFFDQAAQENLDIDSIHMLCSGIVTMFEKITARHGK, via the coding sequence ATGACGCAAATTAAAAGCCCACTGGATATTTACAAACTGCTGCCCAAATCCAATTGCCGGCAATGCGGTGTGCGAACCTGCCTGGCTTTTGCCGATGCGGTATTTAAAGGCAATAAAAGTATTGCTGAATGTCCCCACATGGAAGGCGGCGACAATCAAAAGATAGATGGTCAAGTTGTCAGGCCGCGGGGAATTACGCAGCAGCAGGAACAAATGCTGGAACAATTAAAAAGAGACCTCGCCGGCGTGGATTTATCCGCCGTGGCCCCAAGATTGGGCGGGTCTTATGCGGACGGCAAATTGACTATAAAAATCCTGGGCAAGGACTTTCATGTTGATGCCGCCGGTAACGTTACATCAGCTATCCATGTCAATACTTGGGTGACGGTGCCGCTGCTTAATTATATAATAACTGGTAAGGGGAAAAATCCTTCCGGCAGCTGGGTTGCGTTCAGAGAACTGCGCAATGGACACATCAGACAGCCGCTTTTTGAGCAGCGCTGTGAAAAACCACTGCAGAAGATGGCTGAGCACGATGTTGATCTTTTTGAACACTTGCTTGCTGTCTTTGGCAAGCCGGTCAGGGATATCTTTTCTTCAGATATGGCGTACATACTGTATACTTTGCCTAAAATGCCCATACTGATTAGTTGCTGGATGCCGGAGGAAGCGGGGATGGAGGCCCGGGTCAATCTATTCTTTGACCAGGCGGCCCAGGAGAATCTCGATATAGATTCCATTCATATGCTCTGCAGCGGTATTGTCACGATGTTTGAAAAAATAACCGCTAGACATGGCAAGTGA
- a CDS encoding DUF3006 domain-containing protein produces MLVIDRFEGEYALIEYKRRIFHIPKVLVPKTARPGDVVNIQVTVDQEATGQRKESIARLADKVFTD; encoded by the coding sequence ATGTTGGTAATTGATCGTTTTGAAGGTGAGTATGCGTTGATAGAGTATAAAAGAAGGATATTTCATATTCCCAAGGTGTTGGTGCCCAAGACTGCCAGGCCCGGCGATGTGGTGAACATCCAAGTTACGGTGGATCAGGAAGCTACCGGGCAAAGAAAAGAGTCCATAGCCCGCCTGGCCGATAAAGTGTTTACCGATTAG
- a CDS encoding ComEC/Rec2 family competence protein, with protein sequence MPQNKSKKRGLLCTIVMAVFILLAAGCNNGPVVPAGSSGPEPNQPGTEQADAVRPSDDTSSGRLKVHFIDVGQGDSILVQLPNKQNMLIDAGDNDDGDTVINYLTEAGVKRIDYLVGTHPHADHIGGMDMVIKKFTIGQVFMPRVTATTQTFEDVLKAVDDKELKVTAAKAGLKLVDDGSVRAVMLAPQNTKYEDMNDYSAVIKITFGEVSFLCTGDAGEQSEAEMLAGGASVQADVLKVGHHGSRSSTSESFLQAVRPGYAVICAGAGNDYGHPHKETLDKLQGIKIYRTDLDGTVVFVSDGREISVTTGKQNPGLSRQPDKAGPNSGPDGGGAPVSNNEQVYVDADGRGLIKGNINSKGEKIYHMPGGTYYGHTKPEQWFKTEAEAVDAGFRPAKE encoded by the coding sequence ATGCCGCAAAATAAAAGCAAAAAACGCGGGCTATTATGCACTATTGTCATGGCTGTATTTATATTATTGGCCGCCGGCTGTAACAACGGGCCTGTAGTACCCGCCGGCTCTTCCGGTCCTGAGCCGAACCAACCGGGTACTGAGCAGGCTGATGCGGTACGGCCTTCCGACGATACATCATCCGGCCGGTTAAAAGTACATTTTATTGATGTCGGTCAGGGTGACAGTATTTTAGTGCAGTTACCCAATAAGCAAAACATGCTCATTGACGCCGGCGATAACGATGACGGCGATACAGTGATTAATTACCTTACCGAGGCCGGGGTAAAGCGAATTGACTATCTTGTCGGCACTCATCCCCACGCGGACCATATTGGTGGAATGGATATGGTAATTAAGAAATTTACCATTGGGCAGGTATTTATGCCCCGGGTAACTGCCACTACCCAAACATTTGAGGATGTGCTTAAAGCCGTAGATGATAAGGAATTAAAGGTTACCGCCGCTAAAGCAGGCCTCAAGCTGGTGGATGACGGTTCGGTCCGGGCGGTAATGTTGGCTCCGCAGAACACTAAATACGAGGATATGAACGATTACTCGGCGGTAATTAAGATAACTTTCGGTGAGGTTAGTTTCCTTTGCACGGGTGACGCCGGGGAGCAATCGGAAGCGGAAATGCTGGCGGGCGGTGCATCTGTGCAAGCTGATGTGCTTAAAGTAGGCCATCATGGCAGCCGTTCATCAACTTCAGAATCTTTTTTGCAAGCGGTGCGGCCCGGGTACGCGGTTATCTGTGCCGGCGCCGGTAATGACTATGGCCACCCGCATAAAGAAACTTTGGACAAGCTGCAGGGGATCAAAATATATCGAACCGACCTTGACGGTACGGTTGTCTTTGTCTCCGACGGACGAGAGATTAGTGTAACCACCGGTAAGCAAAACCCCGGCTTATCCCGACAGCCGGACAAGGCCGGGCCGAACAGCGGTCCGGATGGCGGCGGCGCGCCCGTATCGAATAACGAACAAGTTTACGTGGATGCTGATGGCCGAGGTCTGATTAAAGGCAATATTAACTCCAAGGGCGAAAAGATTTACCATATGCCGGGTGGGACTTATTACGGGCATACCAAGCCCGAGCAGTGGTTTAAAACAGAAGCGGAGGCCGTGGATGCCGGATTCAGGCCGGCGAAGGAGTAG
- the lepA gene encoding translation elongation factor 4, translating to MESRQDLIRNFCIIAHIDHGKSTLADRLLEYTGALTQREMAEQVLDNMELERERGITIKLQAVRLNYRAKDGRDYVLNLIDTPGHVDFTYEVSRSLASCEGALLVVDAAQGIEAQTLANVYLAIDHDLEVIPVINKIDLPAADPERVKSEIEEVIGLDAQDAVLASAKTGEGVEEILEQIVQKIPPPRGDENAPLQALIFDSHYDSYKGVICYFRVMEGKIKKGLPIKMMATGKEFEVNEVGVFRPAPGLVDELRAGEVGFLAASIKNARDSRVGDTITDARRPAAEPLPGYRRIKPMVYCGLYPVESNDYGDLRDALDKLKLNDASLVYEAETSEALGFGFRCGFLGLLHMEIIQERLEREYGLSLITTAPSVVYRVNTTAGETLEIDNPSLMPPSGKIESLEEPFVAATIMVPQDFVGAVMEISQERRGVYKDMVYMSQSRVMVKYDLPLSEIIFDFFDQLKSRTRGYASLDYDWSGYRQSKLVKMDILVNEEPLDALSFIVHQEKSYQRGRALVEKLRSLIPRHLFEVPIQAAIGNKVVARETVRARRKDVLAKCYGGDITRKRKLLEKQKEGKRRMKQVGNVEIPQEAFMAVLNIGEENK from the coding sequence TTGGAAAGCAGACAGGATCTTATTCGTAATTTTTGTATCATTGCTCATATTGATCACGGCAAGTCCACTTTGGCGGACAGACTACTGGAGTATACCGGAGCTCTGACCCAGCGGGAAATGGCCGAGCAGGTGCTGGATAATATGGAATTGGAGCGGGAGCGGGGCATTACCATTAAATTGCAAGCTGTGCGCTTGAACTACCGGGCTAAAGATGGGCGGGATTATGTATTGAATTTAATCGATACGCCGGGACACGTTGACTTTACTTATGAGGTCTCCCGCAGCCTGGCTTCCTGCGAGGGAGCCCTGCTGGTAGTGGATGCCGCCCAGGGTATTGAAGCCCAAACGCTGGCCAATGTCTACCTGGCTATCGATCATGACCTGGAAGTAATCCCCGTGATTAATAAAATAGATTTACCGGCGGCCGACCCCGAGCGGGTTAAAAGTGAAATAGAAGAGGTTATCGGGCTGGATGCTCAAGACGCTGTACTGGCGTCGGCCAAGACAGGGGAAGGGGTAGAGGAAATCCTGGAGCAAATTGTACAAAAAATTCCCCCGCCCCGGGGTGATGAAAATGCTCCGCTGCAGGCACTGATTTTTGACTCTCATTATGACTCCTATAAAGGTGTTATTTGTTACTTTAGGGTTATGGAAGGCAAGATTAAAAAAGGCCTGCCCATTAAAATGATGGCTACCGGCAAAGAGTTTGAAGTTAACGAGGTGGGGGTGTTCAGACCGGCCCCCGGTTTAGTGGACGAACTGCGGGCCGGCGAGGTGGGTTTTCTGGCGGCCAGTATTAAGAATGCCCGTGACTCCCGGGTGGGGGATACCATTACGGATGCCCGCCGCCCCGCCGCCGAGCCGCTGCCGGGCTATCGCCGGATCAAGCCGATGGTCTACTGCGGGCTGTACCCCGTGGAATCAAATGACTATGGTGACTTGCGGGATGCCCTGGATAAACTTAAGCTTAATGATGCGTCACTGGTTTATGAGGCTGAAACCTCCGAGGCGCTGGGGTTTGGTTTCCGTTGCGGCTTTCTGGGGCTTTTGCATATGGAGATTATCCAGGAAAGGCTGGAGCGGGAATACGGGCTGAGTCTCATTACCACTGCGCCCAGCGTGGTATACCGGGTTAATACCACCGCCGGCGAAACGCTGGAGATTGATAACCCCAGCCTGATGCCGCCCAGCGGCAAAATAGAATCGTTGGAGGAGCCCTTTGTAGCGGCCACTATTATGGTGCCCCAGGACTTCGTGGGAGCGGTGATGGAAATCAGCCAGGAGCGCCGGGGTGTTTATAAAGACATGGTTTACATGAGCCAGAGCCGGGTGATGGTTAAATACGACCTGCCCCTGAGCGAAATTATATTTGACTTTTTCGACCAGCTTAAATCACGTACCAGAGGATATGCCTCTCTTGACTATGACTGGTCGGGCTACCGGCAGTCCAAACTGGTTAAAATGGATATTTTAGTAAACGAGGAGCCTCTGGACGCTTTAAGCTTTATTGTGCACCAGGAAAAGTCCTACCAGCGGGGCCGGGCACTGGTGGAAAAACTGCGAAGCCTGATTCCCCGCCATCTGTTTGAAGTGCCCATCCAGGCCGCCATAGGCAACAAGGTGGTGGCCCGGGAAACGGTGCGGGCCCGCCGCAAGGATGTGCTGGCCAAGTGCTACGGAGGTGACATCACCCGTAAGCGTAAGCTGCTGGAAAAGCAAAAAGAGGGCAAAAGGCGGATGAAGCAGGTGGGCAATGTGGAAATACCCCAGGAAGCCTTTATGGCCGTGCTGAACATCGGCGAAGAAAACAAGTAA